ACGGTTGATTGGTTATTGTATAGGGTTAGAAAGATggagattaaagagattagagaggtGAAGAATGAGGCAACATATAGAAgatacaaattaattttattttcctcttATGATGGTTATTATTATTCACTAAACGTATAGTAGATGTTTCATGTTTGTATACTGTATAAATTGAtgcatgtaaatataaataacagTTGTAGATATTAGTGTGTTTTTAATTCAGATATTTATGCCGTCGTATGTCTTAAATGGTGGGAGTTTATTTGCTAAGAGCATTATTTAATACTTTAATAGATGGTAAAATGAATGAAAACATATCTAAGATGAGAtagaagtattttttttcatttcaagttGAAGGAGTTTCCATGACCTAAACCAATAAGACATCATTTTGAACATTTTCTAAGGCAAATCTTTATAGGATGCAACTACACTAATCTATTACCACTTGATTATTAATCGTATGTTAAGACATTGAATGTATActtcaaatacaaattatacAATACCTTGCCGCCATGCAAATCCATCTCGTTTTGGTTAAAAGATTATGTATAGATAGAATAAGTATAACCAATATTTAGATGATCTTGTACTTATGTATTGATTGCGATAGTTTCAACTTTCACAGAACCACTGATTTTGGAATATTGCACGGTGAAGTTTGTTCTTTTAGGTGacatgcatataatatattgcTCTTAAAATCTCAAACTTATAGACCAGAGACTATCGAGTAAAATTTACATTCAATAATAAATACACATGACTTGCCACATCAAAATAAGACAAAAGGAGTTTgtgttgtcaaaaaaataatacaaaagaagttttttttaatttgaatatgtatatttatattaatatacgAGGTAAGAATAAGATAATCATTCATAATTGCTTATAAAGATAATGAAAACCAATAGACTTTCGAAACATCTGAAACCTGCTGGATATTGTGATAAGCATCAAACTGAGCTTGTAGATAAGAAGTTAATAGGAAAAATGTGTATGGTGTTGTATGATGGGCGTATGAATGCATATGCATAATAGTGTTGACGAAAACTTTGTTTATATTTCacacaaaattttgtatttctattatagagttaaatTTTTTCCAATGGTTCACTTTATAATCgagtgaaatataaaataatgttgttttttttcagtatatatttaaagtgaaaaatcaaacattactctatatttcactatattatagagtaactttaTTATATAATGAATTATTGGAAcaaattcaactctataatagaattaaTTTATGTTGTAAGTGATATTTGGTGATTTGaaagaattttatatttttttaggaCATTTCCAATGGCGCACaaaattagaaatatagttGATTTAACTTCTTGTTATTGATCATCAGGGCAAATCTAGACTGTTTATTTAATGGGTGCACGCACCATTGTTTATAAACACccattgtttataaaaaaaggCTTATATAAAGGTTCGAAACTAGAAAAAAATTGGTGCACAAGCTTCTTTTTACCATCTGAACTTACTAAATTTTAGTGTTTGCTATTCATAAAAATAAGTGTGGGTACACATGTCCCCATACCTTAGAGCATGGCTTGGCCACTGGTGATCATAATTgccaatataaggaaaaaaccATTGTTTctgaataataagaaaatacgaatatgaaccataaaagaaaataaagtgaaTATAAAAACGACTAAAGAAGTGAAAAAAAGCCAAGAAGGTGTTGCTAGTTGTTACTCTTTTCATTACAGCTAATACGATTAGTTGGCAGAAATGTGAAAGCTTTAATTTTTCTCTAAGTTTCCTTCTCATCGCCAACCATagttttgtaattattataCACCTttgttacaatattttaaactataggatcttaaaagaaaaagaaaaagccaGTCATATTTGAATCCAGACCATATAACCACTTTTTGTTCTGTAAGAAACGGTCTTCtgttcttataaatatatatatgtaaatcatgcaAACCAATAACAAAGTTATTTTTTCTATAGACAGAGAGTAATGCAGTTTACAAGAAGAAGATTCCCACCACGAGAAGCTCTAGAGATGCCGGCAGCAGAACTGAACCGAACCGGTCGGAGAAATCACGGGTCGAGTCTAAGGACCAGGCTGGCTTGCACGTGTTCAGGTCGGCCTGGCTCGGCTCGGTGCGTTCGGCACGGTTATATTGTTCCCAGCAGAGAGAAGCTGATAAGGAGAGCAAGTGACGGAAACAGAGAAATATTAAAGAGAGCCTTGATGCCGTCTAGCCATCATCGGATGAGTCACCGGCGGTGGAATTTCCGGCCAACTCCAAGCCGACTCTGTAATATGTCTTCTACTTGATCTAtctctattttcttttcttgaaaaatcATTCTCGGTTTTGCTCAAAATTACCATACAAAACCTTTTTTACTTCATGTTATCAAGTATAAATTTTTGGATGGTTTGATGTATCGGGAAGACTTTTTTTATTTCCAGATCCAATCAGATAACAATATGATCTGTTTAATGAAGTTAAGTATTTaagtatttaataaaaatgtttatgtTGTTCAGGCTCTGGTTATTTTCTTATACATAGATCCATTTATCTAAATATCCTTATCATCATTTTTGATGTCTACTGTGTGTGTGTTCATAAACTTTGTAACAATCATCGAATAGAAATATTTATGTGGTGTATTCAAGATAGTGGATAATTTTCTTACACATAGAGAGAACCATTCATTTgaaattttcaatatatatattcatctcTTTTGTAACAATCTCAAATCTCCGGTCTCTCTATTGGGCTAACTCtgtgtatatatacatacaataCCATGACCATAAAACCCAATTTTGCATGCTGCTTTCTCATTCCTGTAATAAACCAACACCATGAGTTTGTGTTACATCAATGTTCTTGTCATTCGAATGAGAACGGTTCAGGAGATGTAGTAAGTACCTTGGAGGGATCAATGGGTGTAGTAGAACTCGAAGAGGTCTCAATGACAGACTCCGAGATTCGAGCTTCTGACTTTTCATTTGAGTAACTGAAATCAAGAAAAAGTAAACATTAGTTTTAGAGACTTTAATGAAGATTATAGACTTGAAAAAGTTAGTTTGATACACTTACGTTGAGAGTATAGTGACCCAAATAAGCTCCACGCAATCAACCCATAGTAGTCGTTGCTCTACAGGAACCAAACCGTATGTGATCAAATGAGCAAACGGCCAAAGCTTCCAGCCTGCCTGCATTAGAAAAACAAACAATGTTTAATCTTAAATCTTGATCAGGGCCGGTTTGAGATTTAGAAGACCATAAATATCATTAAGTTAACAATTCTTTAAAATTTGAGGACCAGGCGCAAGTGAGAGAGTAAGGAGAGTTTCTTACTGTTAGCATAGGCAAGAACGTAGCTTTTAACTCTTTGAAGATGCTGAGAGGAGATTCGAGACGAAGAAACCCAAGAACCGTGAAGTAAATACTGTTCCATATAGCAGACCACACGGTTTGATCGAAAGCGACTTTAGCAGGAACAACCCACCAATCTTGAAAAGGGAAAAGCTCCTCGCAGAACTGGTAATAGAAATGAGACAAAGAGCCATGGAGGGTGAAACCCACTAGTCCTGATCTCAGTGTTCTCGCTCTGTCAATCTCAAACAAAGGTTTGCCTTCGTAACACTGGAGATAAATAAAGATTGTTAATACCATACAAAATTATCAGCTTAGAGTagtagatagaaaacaagaacCTGAGCTATCCAGTCTCC
This genomic interval from Brassica napus cultivar Da-Ae chromosome A6, Da-Ae, whole genome shotgun sequence contains the following:
- the LOC125610071 gene encoding uncharacterized protein LOC125610071; the protein is MQFTRRRFPPREALEMPAAELNRTGRRNHGSSLRTRLACTCSGRPGSARCVRHGYIVPSREKLIRRASDGNREILKRALMPSSHHRMSHRRWNFRPTPSRLCNMSST